In one window of Methanosarcina vacuolata Z-761 DNA:
- a CDS encoding nitroreductase family protein has product MTAELEAILAYHQASKHNFKAYAPGPYHLDLPLKPDPFLNYHGTQLFNLEIWSDERIKTETFPAYEQAFSPEKLKPYELSEKSISRLFFDSFAISAWKRAEGTKWPLRVNPSSGNLHPTEVYLLSGPVKGLLKNPSVCHYAPLPHALELRAEFSPETWELLSSGFPEGTFFVGLSSIFWRVSWKYGLRAFRYAQHDIGHAIAALTFAAAGLGWKTSLLADMGSEEIAVLLGISGEKGPEKQEPACLLAVYPAGKTCTKGRISSGAVSAFKNLSWEGVPNSLSPGHVEWVSIEKAASSAQKKGTDYFEKKEESNEESNEESNEESNEESNEESNEESNEESNEESNEESNEESNEGPKSYMQTASSLQTSSFVNLSKLDKVPLRGVIRGRRSAIEMNNSAYLEKETFYAMLQRTLPQNNPIFNSLAFGSFTHLLIFVNRVKDILPGLYIFLRKPEEKERFKAAIRSDFLWEKPKNCPSDLEFYLLMEETLDYFAAQLSCTQRKAADACFTACMLSEFEEPLNRFGAWIYPYLFWECGVLGQLLYLEAEAYGLRGCGIGCFFDDPLHEAIGLKGLEFQDLYHFAVGYPLPEIGVITLPAYEE; this is encoded by the coding sequence ATGACAGCGGAACTTGAAGCCATACTGGCTTATCACCAGGCAAGTAAACACAACTTCAAAGCTTATGCTCCGGGCCCTTACCACCTGGATCTGCCTCTCAAGCCCGATCCCTTCCTTAACTATCATGGAACTCAACTTTTTAATCTGGAGATCTGGAGCGATGAGCGTATAAAAACTGAGACTTTTCCTGCCTATGAACAGGCTTTCTCACCGGAAAAACTAAAGCCGTATGAGCTGAGTGAGAAATCGATTTCCAGGCTTTTTTTTGACAGTTTTGCTATTTCTGCCTGGAAGAGAGCAGAGGGTACAAAATGGCCTCTTCGCGTTAATCCTTCAAGTGGAAACCTCCATCCTACCGAGGTGTACCTCCTTTCCGGCCCTGTGAAGGGGCTTCTGAAAAACCCGTCTGTCTGCCATTATGCTCCTTTGCCTCATGCCCTTGAACTCAGGGCGGAATTTTCGCCAGAGACCTGGGAGTTATTAAGTTCGGGCTTTCCTGAAGGCACTTTTTTCGTGGGGCTGAGTTCAATTTTCTGGCGGGTTTCCTGGAAATACGGGCTCAGAGCCTTTCGATATGCACAGCATGATATTGGGCATGCAATCGCTGCCCTGACCTTTGCTGCCGCCGGGCTCGGCTGGAAAACCAGCCTTCTTGCAGACATGGGCTCGGAAGAGATTGCAGTGCTTCTTGGCATTTCCGGAGAGAAAGGTCCTGAAAAACAGGAACCTGCCTGTCTGCTTGCGGTCTATCCGGCAGGAAAGACCTGTACTAAAGGCAGGATTTCTTCCGGAGCGGTTTCTGCTTTTAAAAATCTTTCATGGGAAGGTGTTCCTAACAGTTTAAGCCCGGGGCATGTTGAATGGGTAAGTATCGAAAAAGCGGCCTCATCAGCTCAAAAGAAGGGAACCGATTATTTTGAGAAAAAAGAAGAATCAAATGAAGAATCAAATGAAGAATCAAATGAAGAATCAAATGAAGAATCAAATGAAGAATCAAATGAAGAATCAAATGAAGAATCAAATGAAGAATCAAATGAAGAATCAAATGAAGAATCAAATGAAGGACCAAAATCCTATATGCAGACTGCTTCATCACTACAAACCAGCAGCTTCGTGAACCTGTCCAAGCTTGATAAAGTTCCTCTGCGCGGAGTTATCCGGGGAAGGAGAAGTGCTATTGAGATGAATAACAGCGCATACCTGGAAAAAGAAACTTTCTATGCGATGCTGCAAAGAACCCTTCCGCAAAACAACCCGATTTTCAATTCTCTTGCTTTTGGTTCCTTTACTCACCTGCTTATTTTCGTGAACCGCGTAAAGGACATACTTCCGGGACTTTATATTTTCCTTCGCAAACCCGAAGAAAAAGAGAGGTTTAAAGCTGCGATCAGGTCGGACTTTTTATGGGAAAAACCGAAAAATTGTCCGTCAGACCTTGAATTTTACCTGTTGATGGAAGAAACTCTGGATTATTTTGCAGCCCAGCTTTCCTGTACACAGAGAAAAGCTGCCGATGCCTGTTTTACTGCCTGCATGCTCTCGGAGTTCGAAGAGCCTCTGAACAGGTTCGGGGCCTGGATATATCCATACCTTTTCTGGGAGTGTGGAGTTCTGGGGCAGCTCCTTTACCTTGAAGCCGAAGCATATGGCCTCAGGGGTTGTGGAATCGGGTGTTTCTTTGATGACCCTTTGCATGAGGCTATAGGGCTCAAAGGGCTTGAGTTCCAGGACCTCTACCATTTCGCTGTTGGCTATCCACTTCCAGAGATAGGTGTTATCACTCTTCCTGCATACGAAGAGTAA
- a CDS encoding DJ-1/PfpI family protein — protein sequence MTETEYKDKKILLVIAQEQFRDEECFVPKKLFEAAGLKVTVAAESKKTAKGVLGGTIKPDIAISDARIDDYDAIVISGGSGSRKYLWNNKALQALVKGADDLKKVISAICISPVVLARTGILKGKESTVFKSPDTVRELKEHGVIYLDREVVVSGRVVTGRDPASADAFGKAVLEALKKA from the coding sequence ATGACAGAAACCGAGTATAAAGATAAGAAAATCCTGCTTGTAATCGCCCAGGAGCAATTCAGGGACGAGGAATGTTTTGTTCCGAAAAAGCTTTTTGAGGCTGCAGGATTAAAAGTTACTGTTGCAGCCGAATCTAAGAAAACGGCTAAAGGGGTGCTCGGAGGAACAATCAAGCCTGATATCGCGATCTCAGACGCCAGAATTGACGACTATGATGCAATAGTAATCTCAGGGGGCTCAGGCTCTAGAAAATACCTGTGGAATAACAAAGCTCTGCAGGCACTCGTAAAAGGAGCTGATGACCTGAAAAAAGTGATCTCCGCGATCTGTATTTCCCCTGTAGTACTGGCAAGAACAGGCATCTTGAAGGGCAAAGAGAGCACAGTCTTCAAAAGTCCTGATACTGTACGTGAACTTAAGGAACACGGGGTTATCTATCTGGACAGAGAAGTAGTGGTTTCGGGTCGTGTGGTCACAGGGCGAGATCCTGCAAGTGCTGATGCATTTGGAAAAGCCGTACTTGAAGCCCTTAAAAAAGCTTAA
- a CDS encoding TIGR00297 family protein has product MNRAARFTKNGDFCQGIPVMHILYLLLILIAPFAGINLLFLISVILFLGLRFSGNPILCDRDVTSLVFSLALMLFVSVISGDFSYTYPFYIVLAAFAIAAVGNHKTSFSETDSVPDSNLRRKTIKKRSFSILWSSAFLALRISAAFFAASWVVYWQKLPVSYNLIFFIAVIGAVTGSLFESIPSKIDKNISVPLGAGMTMWIFEDFRYWVSPEKMVVALVFSFILGVLAYRAKIADVSALLSAALLGFLIIVFSGLSWYLLLLTFFILGGGFTKYKYAYKESIGIAQAKDGIRSYENVFSNSTAALALAVAYGVFPEHSLPIIYAYMGTVATATGDTLASEIGTTAKGRPRMITTLKLSEPGVDGAVSLLGELAAIFGSAVIGVLAYLLGISDNFILTVLITTAGGFVGTNVDSFLGATLQKRGVLSNSGVNLVATFAGAGISAILYFLIT; this is encoded by the coding sequence ATGAACAGAGCTGCCAGATTCACTAAAAACGGGGATTTCTGCCAGGGAATTCCTGTAATGCATATCCTGTATCTCCTGCTCATTCTTATAGCTCCTTTTGCAGGGATTAATCTTCTTTTTCTAATCTCTGTCATTCTTTTCCTGGGATTAAGGTTTTCTGGAAACCCTATTTTGTGTGACAGAGATGTTACCAGCCTTGTTTTTTCCCTGGCTCTCATGCTCTTTGTTTCCGTGATTTCTGGAGACTTTTCTTATACCTATCCTTTCTACATAGTGCTCGCCGCATTTGCGATTGCGGCAGTCGGAAACCATAAAACCTCTTTTTCTGAAACAGATTCTGTACCTGATTCTAATTTAAGGCGGAAAACAATCAAAAAGAGGAGTTTTTCAATACTCTGGAGTTCGGCTTTCCTGGCACTTCGGATTAGTGCTGCATTCTTTGCCGCAAGCTGGGTTGTCTACTGGCAGAAACTGCCGGTTTCATATAACCTGATTTTCTTCATAGCTGTTATCGGGGCGGTTACCGGTTCTCTTTTCGAGTCAATCCCCTCCAAAATAGACAAGAATATTTCTGTGCCGCTGGGTGCAGGCATGACAATGTGGATTTTTGAAGATTTCAGGTACTGGGTGTCTCCTGAAAAAATGGTAGTAGCACTTGTATTCTCGTTTATCCTGGGTGTGCTGGCTTACAGGGCGAAGATTGCAGATGTTTCTGCCCTTCTGAGTGCTGCCCTTCTAGGATTCCTGATAATTGTCTTCAGCGGGCTTTCCTGGTACCTGCTCCTGCTCACGTTTTTTATTCTCGGAGGCGGGTTTACAAAGTATAAATATGCATACAAAGAATCCATAGGGATTGCACAGGCTAAAGACGGCATCCGGAGTTACGAAAACGTATTTTCGAATAGTACAGCAGCCCTTGCTCTTGCAGTAGCATACGGGGTTTTCCCGGAGCACAGTCTTCCGATCATCTATGCCTATATGGGCACGGTTGCAACAGCTACCGGAGATACCCTGGCAAGTGAAATAGGGACAACAGCAAAAGGAAGGCCAAGAATGATAACAACCCTCAAACTCTCGGAACCCGGAGTAGATGGGGCCGTATCGTTACTTGGTGAACTTGCTGCAATCTTCGGTTCTGCAGTGATAGGAGTCCTTGCATATTTACTGGGGATCTCGGACAATTTTATATTAACAGTCCTTATTACAACCGCAGGAGGGTTTGTCGGGACAAATGTGGACAGCTTCCTTGGGGCTACGCTTCAGAAAAGGGGAGTGCTATCAAACAGCGGAGTCAATTTAGTGGCGACCTTTGCAGGGGCAGGAATCTCCGCTATTCTGTATTTCCTTATAACTTGA
- a CDS encoding dihydrolipoyl dehydrogenase yields MENYDLIIIGTGSAMNYINPIFDSKPKMRVAVIDKDEPGGICLTRGCIPSKILLYPAELIREIETASIFGIKLEIKDIDFLAIMERMRRRIGEDIEAIRNSLADDPYLDYYHESAEFISPYTLKVGEKTLHSDMIFLCTGSKPSIPPIKGLEEAGYLTSDTMLKLTECPKKLAILGGSFIAAEYGHFFSAMGASVTVIGRNFQFLPQEETEISRLASMKMSEYMQIITNHEAIEVRKEENGQKTVVARDRNSGKEVKVTVDEILVATGRAPNTDILHPERAGIKTDTQGWILVNEFLETSQPNIWAFGDANGKYLLKHVANYESGIVYLNAVLKEKVKADYHAVPHAVFSCPEIAGVGMREQEAIEKYGEKRILIGLKFFEDTAKGSAMEIRDYFVKVILDSEEEKILGAHIIGPHASVLIHQIIPLMYTESKSPEPIMQGMDIHPSLNEVVTRAFYSRLPLEHYHHFLKHIGLED; encoded by the coding sequence ATGGAAAACTACGACCTTATTATAATAGGTACGGGTTCTGCAATGAACTACATAAATCCTATTTTTGATTCAAAACCGAAAATGAGAGTTGCCGTTATCGACAAAGATGAACCAGGCGGGATCTGTCTTACCAGAGGGTGTATTCCTTCAAAAATCCTGCTTTATCCTGCCGAACTAATCCGGGAAATTGAAACTGCATCTATTTTTGGAATTAAGCTTGAAATAAAAGACATCGATTTCCTTGCCATTATGGAAAGGATGCGCAGGAGAATTGGAGAAGACATAGAGGCAATAAGGAATAGTTTGGCCGATGACCCGTATCTTGATTACTATCACGAAAGTGCGGAGTTTATCTCACCTTATACCCTGAAAGTAGGTGAAAAAACCCTCCACTCCGACATGATCTTTCTCTGTACCGGCTCAAAACCTTCAATTCCTCCCATTAAAGGCCTCGAAGAAGCAGGATACCTTACAAGTGATACTATGCTTAAGCTCACGGAATGCCCAAAAAAACTCGCCATCTTAGGAGGGAGTTTCATTGCAGCCGAATACGGGCATTTTTTTTCAGCTATGGGAGCCAGTGTCACAGTTATAGGAAGAAATTTCCAGTTTCTTCCACAGGAGGAAACCGAGATCTCCAGGCTTGCCAGTATGAAGATGTCGGAGTACATGCAGATCATTACAAACCACGAAGCTATAGAGGTTAGAAAAGAAGAAAACGGGCAGAAAACGGTTGTTGCAAGGGATAGAAATTCTGGAAAGGAAGTAAAAGTCACTGTAGACGAGATCCTTGTGGCAACAGGAAGAGCTCCGAATACCGATATTCTCCACCCCGAAAGAGCCGGGATCAAAACCGATACCCAGGGCTGGATTCTGGTGAACGAGTTTCTTGAGACCTCACAACCGAATATCTGGGCATTTGGGGACGCAAACGGAAAATACCTGCTAAAGCACGTAGCAAACTATGAGTCCGGAATAGTTTACCTTAATGCGGTCCTGAAAGAAAAAGTAAAGGCAGACTATCATGCCGTACCGCACGCAGTATTTTCCTGCCCTGAAATTGCTGGAGTAGGCATGAGAGAGCAAGAAGCCATAGAAAAGTATGGAGAGAAAAGAATCCTCATAGGCCTCAAGTTTTTTGAAGATACTGCAAAAGGATCGGCTATGGAAATCAGGGATTATTTCGTAAAAGTGATTCTGGATTCGGAGGAAGAAAAAATCCTGGGAGCCCACATAATAGGCCCTCATGCTTCAGTCTTGATCCATCAGATAATTCCTCTCATGTATACGGAGTCAAAGAGTCCTGAACCAATAATGCAGGGTATGGATATTCACCCTTCCCTGAACGAAGTTGTAACCAGGGCCTTTTATTCGCGGCTGCCGCTTGAACATTATCATCACTTTCTTAAACATATCGGGCTTGAGGACTGA
- a CDS encoding class I SAM-dependent methyltransferase, whose protein sequence is MSFRKNVSLRDAMRGIVEEPLLPMVPKRFDYIGNVAVISIPPELGAYKEAIASKLFSMRGNTRAVLNKVSKLEGEHRVADFELLLGDTTETIHRENGYAYKLDVKKVFFNPRLYSERRRVASKIKSGENIIIPFAGVGPFVLPAAGKGARVYAIEINPDACTCLRENIRINRLEGQVTVIQDDFENLFRTGEIFQILDSKTHKESQNDGRGGNCEKVRDSEKIENGDKVGNKAFSGLSACPVPGKGKNKELQVPGSGFDRAIVPTPYGMDHFLVEITKLVRKEGHIHFYTFKAESQIPGLIDEYKKMGLEVVLYRRAGNVAPGISRWVFDLKKIGVKKESVET, encoded by the coding sequence ATGAGTTTCCGAAAAAATGTGAGCTTGCGAGATGCAATGAGAGGAATAGTTGAAGAACCCCTGCTTCCTATGGTTCCGAAACGTTTTGATTATATCGGGAACGTGGCCGTAATCTCGATCCCTCCAGAGCTTGGGGCTTATAAAGAAGCTATTGCCTCAAAGCTATTTTCCATGCGAGGTAATACGCGGGCCGTGCTTAATAAGGTGAGCAAACTCGAAGGAGAGCACAGAGTTGCGGACTTTGAGCTTCTGCTTGGGGACACGACTGAGACTATTCACAGGGAAAACGGCTATGCCTATAAGCTGGACGTCAAAAAAGTCTTTTTTAATCCCCGTCTATACTCTGAGAGAAGGCGGGTAGCTTCAAAAATCAAGTCGGGAGAAAATATCATAATCCCTTTTGCAGGAGTGGGCCCTTTTGTACTTCCTGCTGCAGGAAAAGGGGCAAGGGTTTATGCTATCGAAATAAATCCCGATGCCTGTACCTGCCTGCGAGAAAATATCCGAATTAACAGGCTTGAAGGGCAAGTAACTGTAATCCAGGATGATTTTGAAAATCTTTTTCGGACTGGAGAGATTTTCCAGATACTTGATTCAAAAACCCATAAAGAATCTCAAAATGACGGACGTGGTGGGAATTGCGAAAAAGTCAGAGATAGTGAAAAAATAGAAAACGGCGATAAAGTAGGAAATAAGGCTTTTTCTGGCCTGTCCGCCTGCCCAGTTCCCGGCAAGGGAAAAAATAAAGAGCTTCAAGTTCCGGGCAGCGGGTTTGATAGAGCCATAGTGCCTACACCATATGGAATGGACCATTTTCTTGTTGAAATCACAAAACTTGTCAGGAAGGAAGGGCATATTCACTTCTACACTTTCAAAGCCGAATCTCAGATTCCTGGGCTGATCGACGAATACAAAAAAATGGGGCTTGAAGTAGTACTGTACAGGCGGGCTGGAAACGTTGCTCCAGGCATCAGCAGGTGGGTTTTTGACCTTAAAAAAATAGGTGTGAAGAAAGAAAGTGTAGAGACTTGA
- a CDS encoding inorganic diphosphatase, with product MKIVIETPKYSFWKYNKTENGYERVFFSPLPTIFNYGFVEGTESADGMEEDVVVLGPRLSKGSTLKRDAFDGMVKFLDDSVRDDKKIVYISGFRSSVLLAYYFRLYALFKIFLYVFREGRIATCRFEGIEFRKLR from the coding sequence ATGAAAATTGTTATAGAGACTCCTAAATACAGTTTCTGGAAATATAACAAAACCGAAAATGGCTATGAAAGGGTTTTCTTTTCCCCCTTGCCCACAATTTTCAATTACGGCTTTGTAGAAGGAACGGAAAGTGCAGATGGCATGGAAGAAGATGTGGTAGTGTTAGGGCCCCGCCTGTCAAAAGGAAGTACACTTAAAAGGGATGCTTTTGACGGAATGGTAAAGTTCCTGGACGATTCGGTCAGGGACGATAAGAAAATCGTATATATCAGTGGGTTTCGCTCTTCTGTCCTGCTTGCTTATTACTTCAGGCTTTATGCTCTTTTTAAAATTTTTTTGTATGTTTTTCGCGAGGGAAGAATTGCAACTTGCAGGTTTGAAGGAATCGAATTCCGAAAATTGCGCTGA
- a CDS encoding TIGR04083 family peptide-modifying radical SAM enzyme → MPFHVMLIPTLGCPANCSYCWSSEEKSPIMSIETIKEVVEWLKTFRGDAVTFTFHGGEPLLAGAEFYREALPLLVEGLSPRKIAFAIQTNLWKMTPEIAEIFAEYGVPIGSSLDGPKELNDLQRGKGYYDRTMKGYEIAREHGLNVRFITTFTSHSVKQKEDIFNFYLEKGLTLKLHPCLPSLKGDNPDKWTLAPEEYGELLIYLLDRYLENLGRIDVMNIDQLCKCVFTGRGTVCTYVDCMGDTFAVGPDGDIYPCYRFIGMPEYVMGNVYDRPSMADLAQSEAWKKMHQFKEYVDTACSKCAHIKYCRGGCPYNAIVPTDGEIKGVDPHCTAYKMIFDEINKRVNDEMFGGSGMDNMFMPQTMKPSKPGIMSLMLKKL, encoded by the coding sequence ATGCCTTTTCATGTGATGCTTATCCCGACCCTTGGTTGTCCTGCTAACTGCAGCTACTGCTGGAGTTCCGAAGAAAAGTCCCCGATAATGAGCATTGAAACAATAAAAGAAGTGGTTGAGTGGCTTAAAACTTTTAGAGGAGATGCCGTAACTTTCACTTTCCACGGTGGAGAACCACTTCTGGCAGGGGCAGAATTTTATCGGGAAGCATTGCCTCTTCTGGTTGAGGGTTTGAGTCCCAGGAAAATCGCGTTTGCGATACAGACAAACCTCTGGAAAATGACCCCTGAGATAGCCGAAATTTTTGCGGAGTATGGAGTTCCGATAGGCTCCAGCCTGGACGGCCCAAAGGAACTTAATGATCTGCAGAGAGGAAAAGGATACTACGACAGAACCATGAAAGGTTATGAAATTGCTAGGGAGCATGGGCTTAATGTGAGGTTCATTACCACTTTCACTTCGCATTCTGTAAAACAAAAGGAAGATATTTTCAATTTTTATCTTGAGAAAGGATTAACGCTCAAGCTGCACCCTTGCCTTCCTTCTTTAAAAGGTGATAATCCTGATAAATGGACTCTTGCTCCTGAGGAGTACGGAGAATTGTTAATCTATCTTCTGGACAGATACCTGGAAAACCTGGGCCGTATTGACGTTATGAACATTGATCAGCTGTGCAAATGTGTATTCACAGGCAGGGGAACAGTCTGTACTTATGTTGATTGCATGGGAGATACCTTTGCAGTTGGTCCTGACGGAGATATATATCCCTGCTATCGTTTTATAGGAATGCCTGAATATGTCATGGGCAATGTTTATGACCGCCCGAGCATGGCAGACCTGGCTCAATCCGAAGCCTGGAAGAAAATGCACCAGTTTAAAGAATATGTGGACACTGCATGCAGCAAATGCGCCCATATCAAATATTGCAGAGGCGGGTGCCCGTACAATGCAATAGTGCCCACCGATGGCGAAATAAAGGGTGTAGACCCGCACTGCACCGCCTACAAGATGATTTTTGATGAAATAAACAAGCGTGTCAATGATGAAATGTTTGGGGGTTCAGGTATGGATAATATGTTTATGCCCCAGACGATGAAGCCTTCAAAACCAGGAATAATGTCCCTCATGCTTAAGAAACTCTGA
- a CDS encoding TetR/AcrR family transcriptional regulator, translating to MRSFTDEEREIIRRKIIDRGKDCFARYGIKKTSIEDLTKDLGIAKSSFYSFFSSKEDLFLQIFKEEREALKDNLLENSFLKYRTEPDKAVRAYLHYLLNIVNNHPVWKKVFIEKEYVELTLFLSSEEKIRNIHRENVAMILPFFEEWADAGLLIDKNARILAETTCAVFSLTRFRNEIGDEDFPKIMDFFIDLLAENIVKKDE from the coding sequence ATGAGATCTTTTACAGATGAAGAAAGAGAGATTATAAGAAGGAAAATTATAGACCGGGGCAAAGATTGCTTTGCAAGATACGGGATCAAGAAAACAAGCATTGAAGATCTTACTAAAGACCTGGGAATTGCAAAGAGTTCTTTTTATTCATTTTTCAGTAGTAAAGAGGATCTCTTTCTACAGATATTTAAAGAAGAGCGAGAAGCTTTAAAGGACAACTTACTCGAAAATTCATTCCTGAAATACAGGACAGAACCTGATAAAGCTGTAAGAGCTTACCTCCATTACTTGCTGAATATAGTGAATAACCACCCAGTCTGGAAAAAAGTTTTCATAGAAAAAGAGTACGTTGAGCTGACACTCTTCCTGTCTTCGGAAGAAAAAATTAGAAATATTCATAGAGAAAACGTGGCAATGATTCTGCCTTTTTTTGAAGAGTGGGCAGATGCTGGTCTCCTTATAGACAAAAATGCCAGGATTCTTGCCGAAACCACATGCGCGGTTTTTTCCCTCACACGTTTCAGGAACGAAATTGGGGATGAGGATTTTCCGAAGATTATGGATTTTTTTATTGATCTCCTGGCAGAAAATATTGTAAAAAAAGACGAGTAG